In Clostridium sp., one DNA window encodes the following:
- a CDS encoding flagellar protein FliT → MKRTVENILMDYKNCTRDIIEILKKDDFDSLQNKMKTRQCILEKLISNKDKNQAREIYKKLNIREVESEAGRLLKEKASSIKEKLNNISRNKSASSAYGNIGSSAKIFSKKI, encoded by the coding sequence ATGAAAAGGACTGTTGAAAACATATTAATGGATTATAAGAATTGCACGAGGGACATTATAGAGATCCTGAAAAAGGATGATTTTGATTCTCTTCAGAATAAAATGAAAACAAGGCAGTGTATTTTGGAGAAACTAATTTCCAACAAGGATAAGAATCAAGCCAGAGAAATTTATAAAAAACTGAATATAAGGGAAGTTGAAAGTGAAGCAGGCAGACTGCTGAAGGAAAAAGCTTCATCTATAAAAGAAAAACTTAATAATATATCCAGGAACAAGTCTGCCAGCAGTGCCTATGGCAATATTGGGAGTTCTGCAAAAATATTCAGCAAAAAAATATAA
- the fliD gene encoding flagellar filament capping protein FliD — MADSTSSMPVGSTGAGGGNMLRITGLNTGLDIDAMVKKMLTADQARIDKVKQQQQLIQWRQEAYQSIIKDVKDLQSTYFDITNSANYMLSSSSYNNMTAASSDATTVSGKAGSTAAAGTYKILVKQLASAATIEGTDTIKTTDGKDVTSSTKLSDLGISGKISLDLNYNNGGTAGSKTVTFDATESSTIQDLADAIKNQTGGAVTAKFNELTGQFSIQTSNPGSKSTISVTDSNNILSKFGVTDKTGTGNDALVAIKEPDSNSYIVSKQSSNNFTVNGVTYSILDVNSTDENISVDNVGGKFDTISASDTPTSISVTQDTSKVHDLITNFIDKYNNLVGEIQDKLSEKKDYDYAPLTDAQKDSMSDTDITNWEDKAKEGILRNDDNLEQLLNDLTSAFNTPVVDSSGKNVSTIYFGSIGSNSLGIDTSDDYSEGAKLSITDDQQFTDLLNNHEDEILKLFTTTSDSTDPTDKFNQSGIFQRISDIINNNVGVIGTTLNSGTLTKYANLQDDYSVSGGGGTGTLPDQIYQQQLLINTLTDRMNDDQTKYYNQFTQLETAMEQLNAQQSTLSMYLS, encoded by the coding sequence ATGGCAGACAGTACGAGCAGTATGCCGGTAGGATCAACCGGCGCAGGCGGAGGAAACATGCTCAGAATTACAGGACTCAACACGGGACTTGACATAGATGCAATGGTAAAGAAGATGCTTACGGCAGACCAGGCAAGGATAGACAAGGTAAAGCAGCAGCAGCAGCTTATACAGTGGAGACAGGAGGCCTACCAGAGTATAATAAAGGACGTAAAAGACCTTCAGAGCACTTATTTCGACATAACAAACAGTGCAAATTACATGCTGTCATCAAGCAGCTACAACAATATGACTGCAGCGAGTTCCGATGCTACCACTGTCAGTGGTAAGGCAGGATCAACAGCTGCAGCAGGGACTTATAAGATACTTGTAAAACAGCTGGCATCGGCTGCAACTATAGAAGGCACAGACACCATAAAGACGACAGATGGAAAAGATGTAACAAGTTCTACTAAGTTAAGTGATCTTGGGATCAGCGGTAAAATTTCACTTGACTTGAATTATAATAATGGAGGTACTGCAGGGAGCAAAACTGTAACATTTGATGCAACTGAATCATCTACAATACAGGATCTGGCAGATGCCATTAAAAATCAGACAGGAGGAGCTGTTACTGCAAAATTTAATGAATTAACAGGACAGTTTTCGATTCAGACGTCAAATCCAGGAAGCAAGTCTACAATTTCTGTTACTGACAGCAATAATATTTTAAGTAAATTTGGAGTAACAGATAAAACGGGAACTGGTAACGATGCCCTAGTTGCCATAAAAGAACCAGATTCAAATAGTTATATAGTGAGCAAGCAGAGTTCAAATAATTTCACTGTAAATGGAGTGACATACAGTATTTTAGATGTCAATTCTACAGATGAAAATATATCTGTAGATAATGTTGGGGGAAAATTTGATACAATAAGTGCTTCGGATACTCCAACAAGTATATCAGTAACGCAAGATACTTCAAAAGTCCATGACCTTATTACAAACTTCATCGACAAGTACAACAACTTGGTCGGAGAAATACAGGACAAACTCAGTGAAAAAAAAGATTATGACTATGCTCCTCTTACAGATGCCCAGAAAGACAGTATGAGTGACACAGATATAACCAACTGGGAGGACAAGGCCAAGGAAGGCATACTTAGAAATGATGACAACCTGGAACAGCTTTTGAATGATCTTACAAGTGCTTTCAATACTCCTGTAGTAGACAGCAGCGGCAAAAATGTATCCACAATTTATTTTGGAAGCATAGGTTCAAATTCCCTGGGAATTGATACATCAGATGATTACAGCGAAGGAGCAAAACTCAGTATAACTGATGATCAGCAATTTACGGATCTCCTTAACAATCATGAAGATGAAATACTGAAGCTGTTTACGACTACGTCAGATAGTACAGATCCTACTGACAAGTTCAACCAGTCAGGAATATTCCAGAGGATAAGTGACATTATAAATAACAATGTAGGGGTAATAGGAACTACACTGAACAGCGGTACACTTACAAAGTATGCCAATTTGCAGGATGACTACAGTGTATCAGGCGGCGGCGGAACAGGTACTCTTCCGGATCAGATATACCAGCAGCAGCTTCTTATAAATACGTTGACGGACAGAATGAATGACGACCAGACAAAATACTACAATCAGTTTACGCAGTTGGAAACTGCCATGGAGCAGCTGAATGCACAGCAGTCAACACTTTCAATGTACTTGAGCTAG
- a CDS encoding flagellin has protein sequence MIINHNLMANNALRNMNINSNNASKAMEKLSSGLRINRAGDDAAGLAISEKMRGQINGLNQASTNAQDSISLIQTGEGALNETHSILQRMRTLAVQSANDTNTTSDRSQIQKEVDQLAQEIGRIGDTTEFNTQKLLDGTFSGTFQIGANQNQNLTLDIGDMRSFALGITGKAEVTASGTYTPTATIVGDTLEAGTYSVVTVASGASYSLQDSSGKVVATSTDGLTYKTQAADGGAGDDELVFKQKVTSGSVTVAEDASGAKSYKGTAQFDNKGLQAGNYTYNDADKTLVDNNGTIVAVSSDGIAFKANVNGASATVFTATVKLTDGDAVNVGGINVSDQKSANAAVTTINNALENVSTQRAKLGAYQNRLEHTINNLGVSSENLTSAESRIRDVDMASEMSEYSKNNILSQAAQAMLAQANQQPQQVLQLLR, from the coding sequence ATGATAATAAATCACAATCTTATGGCAAACAATGCCCTAAGAAACATGAACATCAATTCAAATAATGCTTCAAAGGCAATGGAAAAACTTTCTTCAGGTCTCAGAATAAACAGGGCCGGAGACGATGCAGCAGGTCTTGCAATATCCGAAAAAATGAGAGGCCAGATAAATGGTTTGAATCAAGCTTCAACTAATGCACAGGATTCCATATCTCTTATCCAGACTGGTGAGGGTGCATTAAATGAAACTCACAGCATACTTCAGAGAATGAGAACACTTGCAGTTCAATCAGCAAATGATACAAATACAACTTCTGATAGATCACAGATACAAAAAGAAGTGGATCAGCTTGCACAGGAAATTGGACGTATTGGAGATACAACTGAATTCAATACCCAGAAACTTTTGGATGGAACTTTCTCCGGAACTTTCCAGATAGGAGCAAATCAGAATCAGAATTTGACACTTGATATTGGTGATATGAGATCATTTGCATTAGGTATTACTGGCAAGGCTGAAGTAACTGCTTCTGGAACTTATACACCTACTGCAACTATAGTTGGTGATACTTTAGAGGCTGGAACATATTCAGTAGTTACTGTTGCTTCCGGTGCTTCCTATAGCCTTCAAGATAGCAGCGGTAAAGTTGTTGCAACGAGTACAGATGGATTAACTTATAAGACTCAGGCTGCAGATGGTGGAGCAGGTGATGATGAATTAGTATTTAAGCAAAAAGTAACTTCCGGTTCAGTTACAGTTGCAGAAGATGCTTCTGGAGCTAAAAGTTATAAAGGTACAGCACAATTTGACAATAAAGGATTGCAGGCAGGAAACTATACTTATAATGATGCAGATAAGACATTGGTTGACAATAATGGAACAATAGTAGCAGTTTCATCAGATGGTATAGCGTTTAAGGCTAATGTTAACGGAGCTTCAGCTACAGTATTTACTGCAACAGTAAAGTTAACTGATGGAGATGCAGTGAATGTTGGTGGAATAAATGTTTCAGATCAGAAATCAGCCAACGCTGCAGTAACTACAATAAATAATGCATTGGAAAATGTATCTACTCAGAGAGCAAAACTTGGTGCTTATCAGAATAGATTGGAACATACAATAAACAATCTGGGAGTTTCTTCTGAAAACCTGACTTCTGCTGAATCCAGAATAAGAGACGTTGATATGGCGTCAGAGATGTCCGAGTATTCCAAGAATAATATTCTTTCTCAGGCAGCTCAGGCAATGCTGGCTCAGGCAAATCAGCAGCCTCAGCAGGTTCTTCAATTATTGAGATAA
- a CDS encoding motility associated factor glycosyltransferase family protein: MKFIKKLNLYLYDKIKKVKLITVKKIMTKNHSNNITKNISGKGFIIHSQYDPWYQAKFIAKNVFENKPDIVFLFGLGLGYELKEMIKLNSNIRYFIVEPDEEIFKLLLEIEDIKYLFNKVNVHFILGNSSEKIGKFYNDAIGFEKSVNVKFVVLPFYQNIYGDVINNTFKNIKEKINIFRVNINTEIVSYSQWFQNYIGNLKYVDNMCPVTELKENFINKPAVVVSAGPSLDYNIEMLEKLQGKVLIASAGSGINILENKKIKADIACMLDGWINEVRLVKNIKLNRDTAVFYSSVLYYDVLDHLQGPKFLLNVNNMDSEIYNSVGKIPFNLFSGPSVANSLAYNLSELGCNPIIFLGQDLCYSSDRNYASGSIYEANVSEEIKKKGYVKTKNKNNVDVYTTPVFLSMRTSMEACIKAYPNIRYLNGTRDGLDIEGAENIDFNEYAEKNLKDKYEINIDDVYSNFINNEINAKKLENMKKNLKYENMKLIDVLKTSIKYIESEVDQKKIHKNIKESYKKLSDLGLYKHIIEPALENLDFLYRNKNYIEKNKQKFAYILDKCLIMDNAFTNIVKGGK, from the coding sequence ATGAAATTTATAAAAAAATTAAATCTGTATTTATATGATAAGATAAAAAAAGTTAAGTTGATAACTGTAAAAAAAATTATGACTAAAAATCATTCAAATAACATAACTAAAAATATAAGTGGAAAAGGCTTTATAATTCACAGCCAGTATGATCCCTGGTATCAGGCAAAATTTATTGCAAAAAATGTTTTTGAAAATAAACCCGATATTGTATTTTTATTTGGACTGGGACTTGGATATGAATTGAAAGAAATGATAAAGTTAAATAGTAATATACGCTATTTTATAGTAGAACCGGATGAAGAAATATTTAAATTACTGCTTGAAATTGAGGATATAAAATATTTATTCAATAAAGTAAATGTTCATTTTATATTAGGCAACAGTTCAGAAAAAATAGGAAAATTTTATAATGATGCAATAGGATTTGAAAAGTCAGTAAATGTAAAATTTGTAGTTCTGCCTTTCTATCAAAATATATATGGGGATGTAATAAATAATACGTTTAAAAATATAAAAGAAAAAATTAATATTTTTAGGGTCAATATTAATACAGAAATAGTTTCATATTCACAGTGGTTTCAAAATTATATAGGCAATCTCAAATATGTAGATAATATGTGTCCTGTTACTGAATTGAAGGAAAATTTCATCAATAAACCTGCAGTTGTAGTGTCAGCCGGTCCATCACTGGATTATAATATAGAAATGCTGGAAAAGCTCCAGGGAAAAGTGCTGATAGCTTCGGCTGGGTCAGGAATAAATATACTGGAAAATAAGAAAATCAAGGCGGATATAGCATGTATGCTCGATGGTTGGATCAATGAAGTCAGATTAGTTAAAAATATCAAACTAAACAGGGATACGGCAGTATTTTATTCAAGTGTATTATATTATGATGTACTTGATCATCTTCAAGGACCAAAATTTCTATTGAATGTCAACAATATGGACAGTGAAATATACAATTCCGTTGGAAAAATCCCCTTTAATTTGTTTTCCGGTCCCTCGGTAGCAAATTCTCTAGCATATAATCTATCAGAACTGGGATGTAATCCCATAATATTTTTAGGGCAGGATTTATGTTATAGTTCAGACAGAAATTATGCGTCAGGATCTATTTATGAGGCAAATGTGTCAGAGGAAATTAAAAAGAAAGGATATGTAAAAACAAAAAATAAAAATAATGTGGACGTATACACTACACCTGTTTTCCTGTCCATGAGGACTTCTATGGAAGCCTGCATCAAGGCTTATCCCAATATTAGGTATTTAAATGGAACAAGAGACGGATTGGATATTGAAGGAGCAGAGAATATCGATTTTAATGAATATGCGGAGAAAAATTTGAAAGATAAATATGAGATAAATATAGATGATGTTTACAGCAATTTTATAAATAATGAAATTAATGCTAAAAAGCTGGAGAATATGAAAAAAAACTTGAAATATGAAAATATGAAATTGATAGATGTGCTTAAAACATCTATAAAATATATAGAATCTGAAGTAGATCAGAAAAAAATTCATAAAAATATAAAAGAAAGTTATAAAAAATTAAGTGATTTGGGATTGTATAAGCACATTATCGAACCGGCTTTGGAAAATTTGGATTTTTTATATAGAAACAAGAACTATATTGAAAAAAATAAACAAAAATTTGCATATATACTTGACAAATGCCTTATAATGGATAACGCTTTTACTAATATAGTAAAGGGAGGAAAATGA